A stretch of Inquilinus sp. Marseille-Q2685 DNA encodes these proteins:
- a CDS encoding response regulator transcription factor, with protein MRTVLVADDHPMFREALAGTLKSLDDQVDVLESGTFGEAVDRIASVMDIDLILLDLRMPGMNGVKGVRSLRTRRPDVPVAVISALADSFVMRECFDAGAVGYIPKSLSRDAIVSAISTILDGGSYTPGLDAIGPGEPEEDEPLDEAVRCRFELLTNQQRKVLELMAEGLLNKQIAYAIDVQITTVKAHVSSLLQKLGVSSRTQAVILFQKYRRAL; from the coding sequence ATGCGCACGGTCCTGGTCGCTGACGATCACCCGATGTTCCGCGAGGCTCTCGCCGGCACGCTGAAGTCGCTCGACGACCAGGTCGACGTGCTCGAGAGCGGCACCTTCGGCGAGGCGGTGGACCGCATCGCCTCGGTGATGGACATCGACCTGATCCTGCTCGACCTCCGCATGCCGGGGATGAACGGGGTCAAGGGCGTGCGCTCGCTGCGCACCCGGCGGCCGGACGTGCCGGTGGCGGTGATCTCGGCCCTGGCCGACAGCTTCGTCATGCGCGAATGCTTCGACGCCGGCGCGGTCGGCTACATCCCGAAGTCGCTGTCGCGCGACGCCATCGTCTCCGCCATCTCCACCATCCTCGACGGCGGCAGCTACACCCCGGGCCTCGACGCCATCGGCCCGGGCGAGCCGGAGGAGGACGAGCCGCTGGACGAGGCGGTGCGCTGCCGGTTCGAGCTGCTGACCAACCAGCAGCGCAAGGTGCTGGAGCTGATGGCCGAGGGCCTCCTGAACAAGCAGATCGCCTACGCCATCGACGTCCAGATCACCACGGTCAAGGCGCATGTCTCCAGCCTGCTGCAGAAGCTCGGCGTCTCCAGCCGCACCCAGGCGGTGATCCTGTTCCAGAAGTACCGCCGGGCTCTCTGA